In Kordiimonas sp. SCSIO 12610, the following are encoded in one genomic region:
- a CDS encoding succinate dehydrogenase assembly factor 2 — protein sequence MTDLEYNPHKDLDLPDRKRRLVFRAWHRGIKELDLIFGNFIEANIDDFNDQDCHWFESIFEEQDHEILEWITKGENVPAKFQGDMMNRLQKLDFMTLRAR from the coding sequence ATGACCGACCTTGAATATAATCCGCATAAAGACCTCGACCTACCGGACAGGAAACGTCGCCTTGTGTTTCGGGCATGGCACCGCGGCATCAAGGAACTTGATCTGATTTTCGGGAATTTTATCGAAGCTAATATCGATGATTTCAACGATCAGGATTGCCATTGGTTTGAAAGTATTTTTGAAGAGCAGGACCATGAAATTCTGGAATGGATTACGAAGGGTGAAAACGTCCCCGCAAAATTTCAGGGCGATATGATGAACCGCCTTCAAAAGCTTGACTTCATGACCCTGAGAGCGCGTTAA
- the recG gene encoding ATP-dependent DNA helicase RecG: protein MRPEALFTYFADIESLPGVGKRNRQAFERLAGGRLVDMIFHIPSSAIDRRYHPKVMEAAAGSIATIDIEVITHKPAPNKRAPYKVICQDETGFLTLVFFHARADWLRKQLPEGERRVISGRLEHFQDQVQITHPDYMVAPDNVDELPLMEPIYPMTAGLSAKVFRKALGGALDNIPDLPEWHDDSLMGRENWPAFKPSLLSLHRPENADVITPESLPRRRLAYDELLATQLATAIVRERTRRKKGRSLKGNGNIRRQILAALPYALTGDQETALGEIISDLEGDRSMLRLMQGDVGSGKTIVALLAMAAAVEAGAQAAILAPTEILARQHLESIAPLAEGAGLRVALLTGRNKGKPRQALLDTLKAGEFDILIGTHAIIQDDVEFKDLGFAVIDEQHRFGVQQRLTLSSKAVNGIDVLGMTATPIPRTLTLTLYGDMDVSRIQEKPPGRQPIDTRVISNERLMDVLGGVERAVKSGAQVYWVCPLVEESEMLDLAAAEDRYKALQKVFGDQVGLVHGKMKGVDKDAVMAKFQSGEISILVATTVIEVGVNVPEATIMVIEHAERFGLAQLHQLRGRVGRGSGKSTCLLVRAEHVGEVARSRLKIMRESEDGFLIAEEDLRLRGSGEILGTRQSGMPDFKLVDFAAHGDLIEMARDDARLIVSKDMELMSERGKALRHLLYLFERDEGIRLMQSG, encoded by the coding sequence ATGCGCCCAGAAGCCCTGTTTACATATTTCGCGGATATTGAAAGCCTGCCCGGTGTTGGCAAACGGAACCGACAAGCGTTCGAGCGCCTTGCGGGTGGGCGCCTTGTGGATATGATTTTTCATATACCCTCTAGCGCGATCGACAGGCGATACCATCCAAAGGTAATGGAAGCCGCAGCGGGCTCTATCGCGACGATTGATATTGAGGTGATAACCCATAAGCCCGCGCCCAACAAACGTGCACCCTATAAGGTGATCTGTCAGGATGAAACCGGTTTCCTGACACTTGTGTTCTTTCATGCCCGCGCCGATTGGCTGAGGAAGCAATTGCCAGAGGGCGAACGAAGGGTTATCAGCGGGCGGCTGGAGCATTTTCAGGATCAGGTGCAGATCACGCACCCTGACTATATGGTCGCACCCGATAACGTTGATGAACTGCCGTTGATGGAACCCATATACCCGATGACAGCAGGGCTGTCTGCGAAGGTGTTCAGGAAGGCCTTGGGCGGCGCGTTGGACAACATCCCTGATCTTCCTGAATGGCATGATGACAGCTTGATGGGGCGAGAAAACTGGCCCGCTTTTAAACCATCCCTTTTGTCGCTGCACCGCCCAGAGAATGCTGATGTGATTACGCCCGAGAGTTTGCCTAGGCGCCGCCTAGCATATGATGAACTGCTCGCAACCCAACTCGCGACCGCGATTGTGCGCGAACGAACGCGCCGGAAAAAGGGCCGATCGCTAAAGGGAAACGGCAACATTCGGCGGCAGATACTGGCCGCGCTCCCTTACGCCCTAACGGGCGATCAGGAAACAGCGCTCGGTGAGATCATAAGCGACCTAGAGGGCGATCGCTCTATGCTGCGCTTGATGCAGGGCGATGTGGGAAGCGGAAAAACAATCGTTGCCTTATTGGCGATGGCTGCGGCGGTGGAGGCCGGGGCGCAGGCCGCGATCCTCGCGCCAACTGAAATCCTCGCACGGCAGCACTTAGAGAGCATCGCGCCGCTCGCGGAAGGGGCAGGGCTAAGGGTCGCCCTCTTGACCGGACGGAATAAAGGCAAACCACGGCAGGCGCTCTTGGATACCTTAAAGGCTGGCGAATTTGATATCCTTATCGGAACGCACGCCATCATTCAGGATGATGTGGAATTTAAGGACCTTGGCTTTGCCGTAATTGATGAGCAACATCGTTTCGGCGTCCAGCAGCGCCTGACGCTATCATCAAAGGCAGTTAACGGTATTGACGTTCTCGGTATGACCGCAACGCCGATTCCGCGCACGCTGACCCTCACACTCTACGGTGATATGGATGTGTCACGCATTCAGGAAAAACCACCGGGTCGCCAGCCGATTGACACCCGCGTTATCTCGAACGAGCGATTGATGGATGTGCTCGGCGGCGTGGAACGCGCCGTGAAATCGGGTGCGCAGGTGTATTGGGTCTGCCCTTTGGTGGAAGAAAGCGAAATGCTTGATTTGGCGGCGGCGGAGGATCGTTATAAGGCGCTTCAAAAGGTTTTTGGTGATCAAGTCGGGCTTGTCCACGGCAAAATGAAGGGCGTGGATAAGGACGCAGTGATGGCCAAGTTCCAGTCGGGTGAGATTTCCATTCTGGTCGCAACAACGGTGATCGAGGTCGGGGTAAACGTGCCTGAGGCAACGATCATGGTGATCGAACATGCCGAGCGGTTTGGGCTCGCGCAATTGCATCAGCTTCGCGGGCGCGTGGGGCGCGGCAGCGGTAAATCAACCTGCCTTCTTGTGCGCGCAGAGCATGTGGGGGAAGTGGCGAGATCGCGGCTGAAGATTATGCGCGAAAGCGAGGATGGTTTCCTGATAGCGGAGGAGGACCTGAGGCTTCGTGGCAGCGGTGAGATATTGGGTACGCGGCAAAGCGGCATGCCTGATTTTAAGCTCGTTGATTTTGCAGCGCACGGGGACCTCATTGAAATGGCGCGTGATGATGCCCGCCTGATTGTGTCTAAAGACATGGAACTGA